The Juglans regia cultivar Chandler chromosome 10, Walnut 2.0, whole genome shotgun sequence genome includes the window CCCATtttcaaaaggaagaaattgaaaagCAAGTTCAAGAGATTCTAAACTCTGGGCTCATTCGTCCTAGCACCAGTCCATTTTCCTCACTAGTTTTGCTAGTGAAGAAAAAAGATGGAAGTTGGCGAGTTTGCACAGACTACCGCACGCTTAATATTGCCACCATCAAAGACCGTTTCCCTATCCCAATAGTGGATGACATGCTAGATGAATTATATGGCGCCTCTTATTTTACAAAGTTGGATTTATGGGCTGGATATCATCAAGTAAGAGTAAACTCTTCCGATATTTCTAAGAAAGCTTTTCGTACTCATAATGGCCATTACGAATATCTtgtaatgccttttggccttTGTAATGCTATAATGAACCCTCTACATTTCAAGCCATTATGAACTCTATATTTCGACCCTACCTTCAAAAATTCATCTTGGTTTTCTTCAATGATATCCTCGTATATAGTTCAACTTGGGATAAGCATGTGATGCACGTTGAACAAACCTTGGAGATTTTGCGACAGCATCAATTTTTTGCTAAGGCAAGTAAGTGTGTTTTTGGCCAGCAAGAATTGGAGTATCTGGGACATATCATCAGGCCTCAAGGAGTGAAAGTCGAtgacaaaaaaaattccagCCATGCTCGCATGGCCCCGTCCTACTAATATTTATGAATTGCGTGGTTTTTTGGGATTGATAGGGTATTACAAGAAGTTTGTTCAGAGCTAGGACATCATCGCACGACCTCTTAACCACTTACTCAAGAAAGGAAAGTTCGGATGGAATGACGATGCTGAGACAACCTTCTCAGCTCTTAAGCAAGCAATCAACCCCACTCCCATTTTGGCTATGCCTAATTTCAATGATTCCTTCACCATTGAAACCGATGCCTTAGGAGATGGGATTGGCGCATTTTTATCAAAGCAAGGAAAGCCCATTGCGTTTATGAGTCGAGCACTAGGGGTTACAAAAAAATCTTGGTCAACTTATGCAAAGGAAATGCTTGCCATTGTGGAAGCTATACCCTTATGGCGTCCGTATTTATTGGGAAGAaaatttttcatccaaactGACCAGCGCAGCCTCAAGTATTTTTTGGAGCAACATGTAGCAACACTTGAGCAATAGAAATGGGTAGCCAAATTAATGGGCTATGACTATGAAATTACTTACCGTCCAGGCCGTGAAAATTCAGCTGCAAATGCCCTTTCACGCAAGCCGCTCAGCCCAATTCTTCATCATTTACACGTGCCCTCTGTCACCATATGGGATGAGATTAAAGGAGCTTACGAAGGGGACTCTTATATGCAATCTGTAGAGCAGAAGGCCAGGGAACAAACCGAGGGGCACTACTCACAGCGTCAAGGACTCTTTTTATTCAAAGGAAGAATGGTTATTCCCTCCCATGAGGTGCTGCGAACCAAGCTTATACATGAGGCTCACGACACAAAAATCGGAGGACACTCAGGAGTGCTGCAGACGTTCAAGCGGCTGgctcaacaattttattggccTAAAATGTACCACCTAGTCCACGAATACGTCAAGCAATGCGAAGTTTGCCAGAAAATGAAGTTCGAGACACTTCTCCCTGCGGGACTCCTGCAACCTTTGCCCATTCCTTGCCAAGTCTAGGACGATATCACTCTCGACTTCGTGGAAGGCTTGCCGACATCCCACGACAAGGATACAATTTTGGTAGTTGTCGACATGTTAAGTAAATTCACACATTTCTTAACTTTAACTCATCCTTTTACTACTAAAGGCGTGGCTGAAAAATTTGTTGAAGGGGTTGTCAAATTACATGGTCTTCCCAGATCGATCATTAGTGATCGAGACCCTATCTTTAGagtactctcattggattagctaaagttaaaggatattttttatgaatgtaagagaaatttaacttttagctattccattcacataaatctccacattggaatagctattttttcattatataataataaaataatataagatgaatttgattttaattattcacataaaatctccacattagattatacatttatttattatatagtaatgagtaactaataattttaaaaatatttaatttttttaattattaatttattttattttatcatattttactattctacctattatatattaattaataatcatattcttattaaattaatatatcactaactcaaattaatatatcaatttcaaaaatattttaatttttttaattacgaaattattttattttattttattatattttactattcataatattatatattaattagtaatcatattctaattaaattatggattaaaaatagaaactagaaagacatTGATGGAGACCTCGGGAGAGAGAAActaatgatataaaatggatttgatgaataaacaatgtctttcaaatttgtaaataactttagaatttactgtagctatattccaaatatttggaatatagctattccaatgtgatacattttatagttcaatagctaaattttcattggatttagcttttagctaatccaatgagagtgctcttattaGCCGATTTTGGCAAAAATTCTTCCAAATGTCAGGTACTAAGTTGAAACTCAGCTCTGCCTATCATCCGCAAACTGACGGCTAGAAGGAAGTGGTCAACTGATGTGTAGAGCAGTATCTCCGCTACTTTGTTCACCAATGGCCATGCAAATGGAGCACATACATTCCATGGGCAGAATTGTGGTACAATACGATGTACCATGCATCTACGGGAATGACCCCATTCCAGGCATTGTATGGTCGTTTGCCTCCTCCACTTCCCATTTACTATAGCGGTTTCTCTTCTGTGCATGAAGTGGACTAGAGTCTCATGACTAAAGTAGAGTTGTTGCGCTAACTTAAAACTAATCTAGAGACTTCCAGCAACCGAATGAAGGAGAATAGGATCACAAGAGAAGggatgtgatttttgaagtaGGCGATTTGGTGTTTCTTCAGTTACACCCCTATCGGCAGCATTCCGTTTTCAAATGTGTCCATCAGAAGCTTGCTAGTTGATTTTACAGTCCATTCCCAGTGTTACAAAAAATTGGAACGGTTACATATAAACTTTAGCTGCCGGAAGGAGCTCAAATTCATCCTGTTTTCCATGTTTCCTTGTTCAAAAAATTCATGGGCGATAGGGTGGTGACGTCTACTGAATTGCCACCAGTGAACAATGAAGGCACAATTATATTGGAACCTCAACAAATACTGGACACTCGCTAGgtcaaaaaaggaaataaatttgaagaagaacGTCTAGTCCAGTGGAAGGGTTTGCCACTGGAGTAGGTCACGTGGGAGCCAACCCAATCATTGCTGGAGCAGTTTCCATATgtggaccttgaggacaagcGTCCACTAGAGGGGGGAAGTATTGTTAGGCCACATCGTTCGAAGAGAGGCTTAAAGCCGAATCCAAAATATTTGGGTTGAACTAGACATGAGTCAAGACCGTTGCAGTCATGGGCAAGTAGAGAACGAGAAGATTGCTGGATCAGACTGGGTCTTTTGCAGTTGAGAGTTTTACGTGTTTTTCTATTGCGTGTTGTTTTCGATCgttatgctctgttttttacGTGTTTTGCATACTCTGTTTTATGTGTTTGAGTTCCAGTTGTTTCCCTTTATTTTCGACTTTCTTGTACGTGGCTTTGCTTATTTAAAGCAATCCAAAATTTATCAATGATatcagaaaatattcatttaactTGTGGTACttttctcacccgaagagaaagCAATTTACGTTTGCATCAGTAATATTTGTTGGGACCTATCAGAAGTAGCTGAAAGATCTCGTAAACACGGGGTGGGTGGGTTTgagctaattaaaaaaaaaatcactcaaCTGTGAACAACTTTAGTCAAGGAATAGTTGGATGCAACAACCAAATTACTTGGGTTTGTCTCTTTCAAacttgctattttatttttactaacaaaattaatttttggaaaaCTTTCCCCACAAAATTCCTCGAGGTTCGATAAAGACTTAGTGTCTATACGTCTCGGGAATATACTCCGTTGGAAAACACGTGCATGGCATGAAACACTGGTTGCCTCTCCTCTCAAGCATTCTTCACCATCTTAAATTGTTGACATCAGAACAAACCATTTGGTATCACGGGCAACCCATGTCCTCATCGTTGCCAAAGCATGGTGGCCAACGGATATTGCTCATATGTCACCAGCCTTCACCACTCAAGCGAGATGGACCAggtttttaaacttcaaaattgTGGGTTGGATTATTTAACCtaacatgtttgtttttattggtACGATCGATCTCTAGCTCCCACCACAGACTGCGGTCACACTTTGTCTCCCACCTCAAAGGGTTACACGGTCGAGGCACTCTCTAGCTAGCTTAATACCTAAAGGTTAAAAcagtcgagggatctcccattAATACCTTCTTCCAAAAGGTGacatggtcgagggatctcccactagcctcaaGTTTACAAGATAAAACGATCGAGATGATCTCCTGTTAACTCATTCTCaccaaaggtgacgtggtcaaggtgatctcccactagcctcataTTTACAAGGTAAAAAGGTCGAGGTGGTCTCCCGTTAACTCCTTCTCGCCAAAGGTGACGTGGTTGAggtgatctcccactagcctcataTTTACAAGGTAAAACGGTCATGGAAGATTCATGGTGATCTTCCACTAGCCTCATATTTACAAGGTAAAATGGTCGAGGTGATCTCCTGTTAACTCCTTCTTgccaaaggtgacgtggtcaagGTGATCTCCCACTAGGCTCATATTTACAAGGTAAACTAGTCAAGGTGATCTCCCGTTAACTCATTCTTGCCAAAGGTGACATGGTCAAggtgatctcccactagcctcataTTTACGAAGTAAAACAGTTGAGGTGATCTCCCGTTAAGTCCTTCTTGCCAAAGGTGACGTGGTTGAggtgatctcccactagcctcataCTTACAAGGCAAAACGGTCGAGGTGATCTCCCGTTTACTCTTTCTCaccaaaggtgacgtggtcgaggtgatctcccactagccttatatttacaaggtaaaacggtcgaggtGATCTCCCGTTAACTCCTTCTCGCCAAAGGTGACGTGATCGATGGATCTCCCGCTAGCCTCAAATTTACAAGGTAAAATAGTCGAGGTAATATTCCGTTAACTCCTTCTCGCCAAAGGTGACATGGTCGAGGTGATCTCCCACTAGGCCTCATATTTACAAGGTAAAACGGTCAAGGTGATCTCTCGTTAACTCCTTCTCgccaaaggtgacgtggtcgagagATCTCCCATTAGCctcaaatttaaaagtaaaGCGGTTGAGGTGATCTCCTGTTAACACCTACATCCAAGTGTCTCAACTCGCTACAACCGCCGGCAACGGGTTacttttgggaacaagtttccAAGCTCTATAACTGCCTCGAGCGGGTGTCCTTCGAGAATGAGTCGACTGGCTCAACAACCGCATAAGATGGATCTGAGGGGGTTGACGAGCACCCTAACCACTTAAGTGCGggttactacaaacaaactcttACATCCACATCAAAACggaaaaacacaaacaaaaaatacagcACGGGGCAAAATCCATTGAGGCCACCAAGAACGATCACCGAGCACGGAAATATACGCACTTTACTAACGATAAACATTCACATACAATCACTTAAGCAAATGTTCTTACAAACAAACTTCACAAAGGCTCATCCTCAAAAGCCTttactacaaatttacaaattctTCTTAAGGACCACTCATGGAGATTTCCATTGCATAACAGTGAAAAACTACGAACCAGCTACCAGAATTTCTTTTGTGCAGGTTACCTTCATCACGGTTCacttaaagattctcaaggtcTTCTTGATAAATAAGTTCATCTTAAGAATCGAGGGCATATGTTAGGGACTAAATTGATTGGGTCAAACCCTTTGGAAACCTATTTCTAAGGGAATAGATAAAGCTAAGAGATAAGACAGGAAATAGATAAgacaaataaattgatttagactcctaaaaggaaaagactTCACAAGACTTCgactcctaaaagaaaaaaggctTCATAAGGTAAATTGAGCTCTATCACTTaaaggaaataacctctatataaggagcaACTCCTCCACAAACCTTACAGGCTTACTCTAGGCACTTTGCACCAATTCTTTAGAGGCACTCTTTTGATACTGAATTCTCCCATTGTATTGAGCGATGTCAGGCCATGAGACATTGTAAAATATCACTTGATATAGTGAATTTTGCCCTAACAACTCGTGGACATAGGCTTTTATGCCGAATCATGTAAATTCCTatgtttctcttttatttatttttatttacttatttattatttatttcatggatgaacGCGAAGAACAGCATATTGAAGTCCGAATCAATCTCGTGGGTCAGGGATGACTCTTTTCTTCATTCCTGCAggttgtgcaatttttggcatCAACACATCTCATTtattctaattattacaacttttataaattctcacataaaataaaataaataattcaaattttttaaatcttaaaacaaaaataatattaaaaatatatattttaaaaatatttgatttaattttcaactttcacgcaaaaaaacaaacgaaaaaaaCCATGGGGAGTAACATAATTATAGGAAAAATcacttagaatatatttttgtatttatatgtCCTGCATAGTATGAAACCCCTTGGGATGTTCGAATAACGTGGATGAACCATTTCCTTCCAAATGCTAGGCCAAGACTAGTTcccaaagaaaaaatccaacaattttagtGCTCGAGAaaacgaggaaaaaaaaaaaaaaatctcaccaaGGCGAGGCAGCCATCATAAATGCGCCACGTATAACTTTCGCAAGCCACATCCACTCTCCCAAGTCCAGGGTGTTTCCAAATAGACCAGAGCTTAGCTTATTATCTAGCGCACAGACGCATATACACACGCTACATCCGTTCCCAATTCATCTAAGGAAACACTCTGCCTTCGAGGTActcccttcttctttttctcttctctcgtTCGTCAATTTTGATTGGTATCAGTCATGGGTTTTACATTTAGATTGTTTCAGCTTCACATATGCGAGACAGGAGTTGTTTATTGTTGTTTATTTGTTCAATTTTCGTAAAGTGACATTTTGGTGTTGGAAATGGAGAAGTATTTTTAcgacttttgtttttgtttcggTTCAGTTTGGGTTTGATTCTGTGTATGTTTTCCCCGTGCTACgcatatttcaaatttcaagctTTTCTTGTGGGTAAAGTGCTTCTATAAATTTCAGTATATGAGTGGCTTAGAGAATGAAATAAAgtgaaattacaaatataagTCAATTACATACAGTAAGAAATCTACGCTGGTAAGAAAAAGATTGCgaaataatcaaattaataaaaagggaaaaaattatgagtaagattccaagtttttctctcctttatttatatatctatctattgGTGCTCGATTAATTTTGTGTTTCACgcgttaatatttttttgtatttattttgaacaaaaaatagCCCTTTCAGgataatggaaaatgataaagaaatggCAAtgccaatttcaaatttttatattgttgtcTGAAGATGAGTTTTCTTTCAATCTGGGGTCAATCACTTAAGAAATGCCAACTATTGTACATGTAAGAgctaacttttaaataaaattaatttcccACTCGATTTCCACCCTCTCCACGAAAAGAATAACCAATGGCATTCATTGGTCTTGTTCAAACTAGCGTATGAACTATTTCTTGTGGTtgcttatctctctctctctcttttttttttttttattgaaaattttgaacttgCTCAACCACTACACTGTGGATGAACATGCTCAACCTGTCCCTTGATTCTGTATTGAATCTTGCTCTCTAATTAAAAGGAATGCTTCATTCTTTAAGCTGTTTACCATCTATTAGTATTGGATGACTTCCTTAAAGTGCCCGTGTTTCTTAAGATATTAACCTAAGCTCATTCCTCTTTGCATGGTTTTTCTTGAATTCTATGTTTGTGCTCTTGCAcagctatcaaaaaaaaaaagaagtttgtgCTCATGCACATTCACTGGACCACtttgttttaatataaatttatcttgCAGActtcatgtttatatatagcACTTTTTAAAATCAAACCAGTGTTACAGGGATGGCAGCATCATCCGCATGTCTTGTGGGTAATGGTTTATCTACACACAGTGCAAAACAAAGTTTGAGCAAGGACTTCTATAGGAGGTTTCTTTTGCCTCCTACAAACCTTCGAACCTTTGATAAGGCAAAGAAATCAGTTTTTGTTAAGGCATCTTTGGGCCAAAATGAAGAGAGAAGAGACTTTTTAAAGTTGTTGCTTGGAAATGTTGGAGTCGGTGTGCCTGCTTTATTGGGGAGTGGGAATGCTAAGGCTGATGACCAAGGGGTTTCTTCCTCCAGGATGTCTTATTCTAGGTTTCTGGAGTATTTGGACAATGACAGGGTGAAAAAGGTAGATTTGTTTGAGAATGGAACCATAGCTATTGTTGAGGCTGTTTCTCCTGAACTTGGTAACCGGGTGCAACGAGTTCGTGTGCAACTCCCAGGACTCAGCCAAGAACTCCTTCAGAAGTTCAGGGAAAAGAACATTGACTTTGCAGCACATAATGCTCAAGAAGACTCAGGTTCTCTATTATTCAACTTGCTTGGGAATCTGGCTTTCCCTCTAATCTTAATTGGGGGACTGTTTTTACTCTCAAGGCGTTCATCTGGAGGCATGGGTGGTCCAGGGGGACCTGGGTTCCCCCTTTCCTTTGGTCAATCTAAAGCAAAGTTCCAAATGGAACCAAACACTGGTGTGACGTTCGATGATGTTGCCGGTGTAGATGAAGCTAAGCAGGATTTCATGGAAGTGGTGGAGTTTCTGAAAAAGCCTGAAAGGTTTACTGCAATTGGGGCTCGCATTCCAAAAGGGGTTCTTCTTATTGGTCCTCCTGGAACTGGGAAGACTTTGCTAGCCAAGGCGATTGCTGGTGAAGCTGGTGTTCCATTTTTCTCCATCTCAGGTTCAGAGTTTGTTGAGATGTTTGTTGGTGTTGGTGCCTCCCGAGTTCGTGATCTTTTCAAAAAGGCCAAGGAGAATGCTCCTTGCATTGTATTTGTTGATGAAATTGATGCTGTTGGACGACAAAGAGGAACTGGAATCGGTGGAGGGAATGATGAAAGAGAACAAACTCTTAACCAGCTTTTGACGGAAATGGATGGTTTCGAAGGTAATACTGGTATCATTGTGGTTGCAGCAACTAACAGGGCAGACATTCTTGACTCTGCGTTACTTAGGCCTGGACGGTTTGACAGACAGGTGCGGGTTTTTCATCAAATGATTCTTGCTCTTGTTAGCATGTAAATTACTCAGATTGTGTTTCTTTGACAGGTAACTGTTGATGTTCCGGATATACGTGGAAGAACAGAGATCTTAAAGGTTCATGGTAGCAACAAAAAGTTTGATTCAGATGTTTCTCTTGAAGTTATAGCCATGAGAACGCCTGGCTTTAGTGGAGCAGATCTTGCAAACCTCTTAAATGAGGCAGCTATATTGGCTGGTAGGCGTGGGAAGACCgcaatttcatcaaaagagatCGATGATTCAATTGATAGGATTGTAGCTGGAATGGAAGGAACAGTAATGACAGATGGGAAAAGCAAAAGTCTGGTGGCATATCATGAAGTCGGGCATGCCATTTGTGGGTAAGTGTGGTAATGGCTTTTGCGCATTTTAGATATTTGCAATTGAACAATTTGTAGAAGGTCAAGTTCAAATGTTAACATTATTTTATCTATTCACTATTCCCATGTACATTATTCCCCTTAAGTTACTAGCACGTTATATTGGGAGCTGTTTGGGCATTTTGTTTTTACTGATGTGGAGCCTCACCCCCTTACCACCCTTGGGAGTAAACCTCACAGACACAATTCTACCCACTAAGTACCTTGTATCAAGTAACTtatcaaagaaaacaaatacCTTGTATCAAGTAATGTAGGGGAAGTTCTGGTGCTGACTTGAACACTGTCTGAGACTACAGCTCATCCCAAGCTCCCCCCTTTGACCGCAAAGTCTCATTAACGTGCATCAAGAATTTCATTTCTCATAACCTACAATAAAGAATAATATCGTTTCTAATTGTTATTTTAAAGACTGCTTCTGTAccaaaatttgatttgattacACGAAAGATCATTTGTGTATTGCTTATATATGTCTCTCAATAGTCTAGTGTGCATGTGTGTATGTAGacatgtatatattttaagaaactTTGGCTGCATTTCCCTACTTTGACAGCTAATGTGTAGTGCATGTTGTTACATTTACTAggatatatgttatatttattaatttgatatatgaaatttaatt containing:
- the LOC108996638 gene encoding ATP-dependent zinc metalloprotease FTSH 2, chloroplastic translates to MAASSACLVGNGLSTHSAKQSLSKDFYRRFLLPPTNLRTFDKAKKSVFVKASLGQNEERRDFLKLLLGNVGVGVPALLGSGNAKADDQGVSSSRMSYSRFLEYLDNDRVKKVDLFENGTIAIVEAVSPELGNRVQRVRVQLPGLSQELLQKFREKNIDFAAHNAQEDSGSLLFNLLGNLAFPLILIGGLFLLSRRSSGGMGGPGGPGFPLSFGQSKAKFQMEPNTGVTFDDVAGVDEAKQDFMEVVEFLKKPERFTAIGARIPKGVLLIGPPGTGKTLLAKAIAGEAGVPFFSISGSEFVEMFVGVGASRVRDLFKKAKENAPCIVFVDEIDAVGRQRGTGIGGGNDEREQTLNQLLTEMDGFEGNTGIIVVAATNRADILDSALLRPGRFDRQVTVDVPDIRGRTEILKVHGSNKKFDSDVSLEVIAMRTPGFSGADLANLLNEAAILAGRRGKTAISSKEIDDSIDRIVAGMEGTVMTDGKSKSLVAYHEVGHAICGTLTPGHDPVQKVTLVPRGQARGLTWFIPADDPTLISKQQLFARIVGGLGGRAAEEVIFGEPEVTTGAAGDLQQITGLAKQMVTTFGMSEIGPWSLMDAAQSGDVIMRMMARNSMSEKLAEDIDSAIKRISDKAYEIALSHIKNNREAIDKIVEVLLEKETMSGDEFRAILSEFVEIPAENRVPSSSPSPVTV